CTCTGGTGCCCGGCTCGCTGCTGACCCTGACGGCCGGCGCGGTCTTCGGGCTGGGCCAGGGCGTGGCGTATGTGTTCGTGGCGGCCGTCCTCGGCTCGTCGGCCGCCTTTCTGATCGCCCGCTATGTCGCCCGCTCTGCGGTTGAGCGCCGCCTGGCCAATAACCCGCGCTTTGCCGCGCTGGATACCGCACTCGGCGAGCAGGGCTGGAAAATCGTCTTGCTACTGCGCCTGTCGCCGGTCTTTCCCTTCACCATGTTGAACTACAGTCTGGGGCTGACCAAGGTCCGTTTCGGCGACTATTTCCTCGCCTCGGTCGGTATGCTGCCCGGCACCCTGCTGTACGTCTACTCCGGCAAGCTGGCCGGAGATGTGGCCAGCCTGGCCGGCGGGGCTACGGTGGAGAGGGGGCTGGCCTACTACCTGGTGCTGGGCCTGGGGCTGGCGGCAACGCTCGGGGTGACCACGTTGGTGACCCGCATGGCGCGGCGTTCCCTCAGCCAGATCACCGGCGAGTAAGCCTGCCTGGCCATGTGTTGAGAGAACCGTAGACAGAGCCGGGTCAGGCCATTTGCAGAAGGTCTTGCTCCCCACACGGGTCAATCTCTACCGTAATCTTGCGGACCCTGACCTCGGGCACCTTGCGACGGCCATTGCCGGGCTTCATGGCAACGAGTCCTGCCGCTTCCAGCTTGGCCAGCGTGCGACTGAGATTGGGCTGGGCGCGTCCGGTCCATTCCCTCAATTCAGTCATGGACTCGGGTTTGCGGTCACGGATCAGTGACAGAAGCCGGCGGTTCTCCGGGGTGAGCAAACGCACCAAAGCCTGGACGGAATTGAAGCTGGGTTGGGCCGCATCCGCGGGAGCTGGTTTCTGTCCGCGTGCCACTGCTTTCATCTCGTCGTGCAATTCCTGCAAGCTCTGAATCCTGTACGTCGTCATGAGTCTTCCTCCTCTACCGCGATGACTGTCGTTCCCACGCCACGCTCCTGCAACACCCGTTCGACCTCGGAAAAGAAGTCATCAAGCAGGGTTTCCACATTGACGAACGGGTAGGGACGGCCCGCGTCGTCCTCTGTACGATGCCAATGGTCACGGGTGCGAGGGCGTGTCTTGTAGCGCGAACCCGTTGCTGCCACGCCGTGAGCGTTGTCGAAACCGATGAGCCGCTTGCCCGAGGGCGCGTGCAAAGTGAAGGAATAAGACAGGCCATGCGGGCGCTCTTTACTCAGCTTGACGCGCTTGATCTCGAATTTGATCCAGTAGCCCTCTTCAAGGTGATGAATGCGCCCGTCGAAGGCT
This Desulfurellaceae bacterium DNA region includes the following protein-coding sequences:
- a CDS encoding TVP38/TMEM64 family protein; the encoded protein is MRSRFLLKDTAAALTPQNARSWGKILLGLGAVVGLLLIGRQVGGVVPQFAAWVTTLGWWGPLVFIVGYALAVVALVPGSLLTLTAGAVFGLGQGVAYVFVAAVLGSSAAFLIARYVARSAVERRLANNPRFAALDTALGEQGWKIVLLLRLSPVFPFTMLNYSLGLTKVRFGDYFLASVGMLPGTLLYVYSGKLAGDVASLAGGATVERGLAYYLVLGLGLAATLGVTTLVTRMARRSLSQITGE
- a CDS encoding MarR family transcriptional regulator, producing MTTYRIQSLQELHDEMKAVARGQKPAPADAAQPSFNSVQALVRLLTPENRRLLSLIRDRKPESMTELREWTGRAQPNLSRTLAKLEAAGLVAMKPGNGRRKVPEVRVRKITVEIDPCGEQDLLQMA